A section of the Malania oleifera isolate guangnan ecotype guangnan chromosome 2, ASM2987363v1, whole genome shotgun sequence genome encodes:
- the LOC131149095 gene encoding protein EPIDERMAL PATTERNING FACTOR 1 translates to MKGSSVWIAVFLLCMLFIPTLTSGRQIRRLHSRHRHHHSSARHGTVVNTDQANWERRPLGQQRKPDTLQVAGSRLPDCSHACGSCSPCRLVMVSFVCASLAEAETCPIAYKCMCKNKSYPVP, encoded by the exons ATGAAGGGTTCTTCTGTCTGGATTGCGGTATTTCTGCTCTGTATGCTCTTCATTCCCACCCTTACTTCTGGCAGACAAATCCGCCGGCTACACTCCC GTCACCGTCATCACCATTCATCAGCAAGACATGGCACGGTGGTGAACACCGATCAGGCTAACTGGGAAAGAAGGCCATTAGGGCAGCAGAGGAAGCCTGACACGCTCCAAGTCGCAGGGTCAAGGCTACCCGATTGCTCGCATGCTTGCGGGTCGTGCTCGCCATGCCGACTGGTTATGGTGAGCTTCGTCTGTGCTTCGCTGGCAGAGGCCGAGACATGTCCCATTGCTTACAAGTGCATGTGCAAGAACAAGTCTTATCCTGTTCCATGA